The Rhodohalobacter sp. SW132 genome has a segment encoding these proteins:
- a CDS encoding S8 family peptidase, producing the protein MTDFDPNSIEHDVRKKLDTGIILELMGMTSGGEVKENILNVMVVYTGDINALKAVGLQVGVDAQGVVSGKIVLDKVIDLARLEIVEKIDLSYPIKTELDGSVPAVQADQVHNMDPSLTGEGIIVGIIDTGIDFMHKSFRDDDGKTRILRIWDQSLTAQSEESAPSEISGASGVEYTSDDIDFTIDTNEGGTSSVSGTTVRHRDSNSNGDPSGHGTHVAGIAAGDGSQPGNCRGGDTYVGLAPKADIIVVKASNTSGIADAVSYIFAVADTTPCVINISLGSNFDGGAIGSHDGTRADEQRIDNELGGTEGRAVVKSAGNSANDKRHASVTVAANDSESWTFTVPAGDTDANSMGIWYSGAGRLDFSLTDRNGNTEGPVSPGNTLTLNFPDGTNVVVNSQLNRPPGQDVFGDPRNMHSVDIRMLPPGSGNILAGNWEIELEETSGNETDVHCWIGDTGDKVPFFVEADRDKSTTLTMPGTGANIITVAAYNHESGDIADFSSRGPTIDGRQKPDITAPGIAIAAPKILESGGICSDCCYSFYIDKRGTSMAAPHVTGTVALMLQKNSEISFRLIRRFLENGAKIPSGLSDSDMPSPVWGKGILNSLNAVTETISPPGGGGGGGGGGGGPSAPILESPVYAMSGLFNWPYTDFKKALHLLNVRLNESKKGVLLSALISIHFDEIFHLISTNKRVATIWQRCMGPSFVQYLLRTAQNPNTKLPKNLSTRDVRKGFDRFFEVLKKYGSESLKSDITRHASFVCSLVGNRLSSLNLQD; encoded by the coding sequence ATGACGGATTTTGATCCGAATTCAATTGAACATGATGTTCGGAAAAAATTGGACACCGGTATTATTCTCGAACTAATGGGGATGACATCCGGTGGTGAGGTGAAAGAAAATATTCTGAATGTCATGGTAGTATATACAGGTGACATTAATGCGCTTAAAGCGGTCGGTCTGCAAGTTGGGGTAGATGCACAAGGTGTAGTTTCAGGTAAAATTGTCCTGGATAAGGTTATTGATTTGGCACGTCTGGAAATTGTTGAGAAGATAGATCTTTCTTACCCCATCAAGACTGAGCTCGACGGTAGTGTACCTGCAGTTCAAGCCGATCAGGTGCATAATATGGATCCCAGTCTTACAGGTGAAGGCATTATTGTAGGTATCATCGATACCGGTATTGATTTTATGCATAAATCGTTTCGTGACGATGATGGTAAAACACGAATCTTAAGAATCTGGGATCAGTCATTAACAGCACAATCAGAAGAATCGGCACCCAGTGAAATTTCAGGTGCCAGTGGTGTCGAATACACGAGCGACGATATTGATTTTACTATCGATACAAATGAAGGAGGAACTTCGTCCGTTTCCGGGACGACAGTACGCCATCGTGATTCTAATTCAAATGGCGATCCAAGTGGGCACGGAACTCATGTAGCTGGGATTGCGGCGGGTGATGGTTCACAACCAGGGAATTGCCGCGGTGGCGATACGTATGTCGGACTTGCTCCAAAAGCCGATATCATTGTAGTCAAAGCAAGTAACACGTCGGGAATTGCTGATGCAGTATCATATATATTTGCCGTAGCAGATACGACGCCATGTGTCATTAATATCAGTCTCGGGAGTAATTTTGATGGTGGTGCAATTGGTTCACACGACGGGACACGTGCTGATGAACAGCGTATTGATAATGAACTGGGTGGAACTGAAGGACGTGCAGTAGTCAAATCAGCTGGAAATTCAGCAAATGATAAGCGTCATGCATCAGTAACGGTTGCAGCGAATGATTCTGAAAGCTGGACATTTACAGTTCCCGCGGGTGATACGGACGCTAATTCTATGGGAATATGGTATTCTGGTGCGGGACGGTTGGATTTTTCATTAACCGATCGCAACGGCAACACTGAGGGGCCTGTTTCTCCAGGAAATACCTTGACTTTGAATTTTCCGGATGGTACAAATGTAGTGGTTAACTCCCAATTGAACCGGCCACCGGGACAGGATGTATTTGGTGATCCCCGGAATATGCATAGTGTTGATATCAGAATGCTGCCTCCTGGAAGTGGGAATATTCTGGCCGGTAACTGGGAGATTGAATTGGAGGAAACATCTGGAAATGAAACTGATGTTCATTGTTGGATTGGTGATACTGGTGATAAAGTCCCCTTCTTTGTTGAAGCCGATCGGGATAAAAGTACAACCCTGACGATGCCGGGTACCGGGGCTAATATTATTACCGTCGCAGCTTACAACCATGAATCGGGTGACATTGCCGATTTTTCTTCTCGTGGTCCTACAATCGACGGGCGGCAGAAGCCGGATATTACTGCGCCAGGTATAGCTATTGCAGCACCCAAAATTTTAGAAAGCGGCGGCATTTGTTCTGACTGTTGCTATTCGTTTTATATTGATAAAAGAGGCACGAGCATGGCCGCTCCCCACGTCACTGGAACCGTTGCCCTCATGCTTCAAAAAAATTCAGAAATTAGTTTTCGCCTTATCCGCCGATTTTTAGAAAACGGGGCAAAAATTCCATCGGGACTCAGTGACTCTGATATGCCATCCCCGGTGTGGGGCAAAGGTATTTTAAATTCTTTAAATGCTGTTACCGAAACGATTTCTCCACCGGGTGGAGGAGGTGGAGGAGGTGGTGGAGGTGGTGGACCATCTGCACCGATACTCGAAAGTCCTGTCTATGCTATGAGTGGTTTATTTAATTGGCCTTACACCGATTTCAAAAAAGCATTGCACTTACTTAATGTAAGATTGAATGAAAGTAAAAAAGGTGTATTACTGTCAGCCTTGATAAGTATTCATTTCGATGAAATCTTCCATCTTATCTCCACAAACAAACGCGTAGCCACTATCTGGCAACGGTGCATGGGACCAAGCTTCGTACAGTACCTGCTTAGAACCGCACAGAATCCGAATACCAAATTACCAAAAAATCTGAGCACCAGAGATGTAAGAAAAGGCTTTGACAGGTTTTTTGAAGTACTTAAAAAATATGGCAGTGAATCACTAAAAAGTGATATCACACGTCATGCCTCATTTGTTTGCTCATTAGTGGGGAATCGTTTGAGTTCGCTAAACCTACAGGATTAG
- a CDS encoding LuxR C-terminal-related transcriptional regulator, whose amino-acid sequence MNNSVKEKYNANVTELHDVCSEFSRMVISLFNIEKQKFEYCSKSVKQVLGYRPETLIESGWDFWYSLLKPKERLVVSQKLNIAIFGDFARPGTYSFAYHIKKPGGEWISVKHEIYHKRYAEKRIALNLLYDNTERELINSYLDISQPNDSGADGNGVANDVTDREKQVLKLIACGLSSKQIAKKLYLSQHTVVSHRKNLIKKFRVKNTAELIKKASKIISL is encoded by the coding sequence ATGAATAATTCAGTTAAGGAGAAATACAACGCAAACGTTACTGAACTTCATGACGTCTGCAGTGAATTCAGCAGGATGGTTATTAGCTTATTTAATATAGAAAAGCAAAAGTTTGAATATTGCAGTAAATCAGTCAAGCAAGTGCTGGGCTATCGTCCGGAAACGCTGATCGAATCGGGCTGGGATTTCTGGTACTCGCTGCTGAAACCGAAAGAACGTTTGGTGGTCAGCCAGAAGCTCAACATTGCCATTTTCGGGGATTTCGCCCGGCCGGGTACATACAGTTTTGCCTACCATATTAAAAAACCCGGCGGCGAGTGGATCAGTGTTAAACATGAAATTTACCACAAACGGTATGCGGAAAAACGGATAGCCCTGAACCTGCTATATGATAATACGGAGCGGGAGCTGATCAACAGTTATTTGGACATTTCACAGCCGAATGATTCCGGGGCGGATGGCAATGGAGTTGCAAATGATGTTACTGATCGAGAAAAACAGGTACTGAAACTGATTGCATGCGGATTATCATCCAAGCAAATAGCCAAAAAGCTCTATTTAAGCCAGCATACTGTTGTCTCTCACCGAAAAAATCTGATCAAAAAATTCAGGGTCAAAAATACGGCTGAGCTCATCAAAAAAGCTTCGAAAATAATCTCTCTTTGA